The genomic interval CAGTCTAAATGTTGCTTGGAGTCGCCAAAGTCAGAAACATCCACATAGgggctttaattaaaaaaactataCTGTGGatcatacagtatgtaataTTTCATTTGTTACCTGAAATACTCTTGAAGAGCTTCGGTTTTCTGCTGCGGTCATCCTCTCGCACCCAGATGTTGAGAACATCATCTGCTGCCCCGGTGTTATGGAGGAAGAACTGCAGACACTGGGCTCCAGGTTTGGGATAAAGCCAACGACTCTCCAGGACTGCACGGTCACCAGGTTTAGCAGAGGCCGTGCTGAAGTGCATGAAGAAGCCTTTTCCTGAGGGCAGAGAGAACTTGTTGGGCCTCAGAACTTTcaaattacagtaaacaaatgaaaagttagTTCTGCATGATCACCTGTGTAGTGTTATGTGGGTTATAGTGTTATGTAATTGCTGGTGGGATTACTGCAGCGATAACATTCCTCTCTATTTAATGGCACTGTCACTTCAAGAGTGCTGCATGGGACGGATCGTGCGAGAGGGATGAGTTTCCGGCAGGACACGGGGGAAAAACGGAAGTGTCAGGCCCCGTGGTGTAGAGAAACGGCACGGGATGTACTTTTGGGTTATTGATATGGAGGATATCTCCATAAACCATGGTAAAGTACATTAATAATCCTTGAGATCGGCAGACGGAAGTGTGAACTAGCTAGCGGACCAAGGTAGATGCACGAAGACCTGGGTGTCCCAGCTGATTCCTGACGATCGATAAccgagtgagtgtgtgtatcttCGCCACAAGGAGAAGAGACTCTGACCAGTGGCGAGAGCGTGAGTGAGtgtattaataaacaaaatcacattatattaGTCTATACTGACGATGTAAATAAACAATGCTTATTTTGTACTTTTCCAATGACTTAGAGGGGAGATACACGTGAGGAgttcctggtgtgtgtgtgtgtgggcgtgtcctGAGGACGCACACTGCATTTTAGTGTTGGGCAAAGTGTATTCTGTGAATGAACGTATTTTATGGTAAATTCAAATATTTCACCTTGAGTTTAGAATTGTGTGGCtaagtgaatgtatttatttatatttggtttttatttttctcaatttAGTAAAGGCCACTACTGTTGTCTAGTCTAGAGTG from Micropterus dolomieu isolate WLL.071019.BEF.003 ecotype Adirondacks unplaced genomic scaffold, ASM2129224v1 contig_1822, whole genome shotgun sequence carries:
- the LOC123964337 gene encoding meprin A subunit beta-like — protein: KSSTFVGSCDFEEEDICGMIQGPGNAKWEQRSSVKGGPQTDFTNMGQCKGKGFFMHFSTASAKPGDRAVLESRWLYPKPGAQCLQFFLHNTGAADDVLNIWVREDDRSRKPKLFKSIS